The Helicobacter sp. MIT 99-5507 genome includes a region encoding these proteins:
- a CDS encoding type IV pilus twitching motility protein PilT, translating into MEQSLNYDISTLLKATLKHDASDLHLVARSEPQIRIDGVLVKLNLPVLEKREIDRLCYTLLTDKQKKILEEERELDFSIDLEDIGRFRVNYYYTMGSVAAAFRVITTKIPTLEGINAPSILKSLVTRRKGLILVTGPTGSGKTTTVAAMINEINQTQKKHILCIEDPIEYVHKGINSLFSYRNVGEDTKTFNNALKSALREDPDIIFIGEMRNTETMEIALEAAETGHLVIGTLHTNSAAQTINRIVSSFEGAKQDQVRSQVAITIEGIISQVLLPRVEGGRVAATEVLIGTPAIRNLIRENKVHQINSQMTIGQTLTEMKTMAQSLDSLYQDRIISKEEYNIAIATL; encoded by the coding sequence ATGGAACAATCACTAAATTATGATATAAGCACTTTATTAAAAGCTACACTAAAACACGATGCTTCCGACTTACACCTAGTCGCTAGAAGTGAGCCACAAATAAGGATTGATGGTGTTCTTGTTAAGCTTAATTTGCCAGTTTTAGAAAAAAGAGAAATTGATAGATTATGTTATACATTATTAACAGATAAACAAAAAAAGATTTTAGAAGAAGAAAGAGAGCTTGATTTCTCTATCGATTTAGAAGATATTGGAAGATTTAGGGTTAATTATTATTATACTATGGGGAGTGTAGCTGCTGCATTTAGGGTTATTACAACAAAGATTCCTACATTAGAAGGCATTAATGCTCCGAGTATATTAAAAAGTCTTGTTACAAGAAGAAAAGGTTTAATTCTAGTTACTGGACCAACTGGTAGCGGTAAAACAACAACAGTTGCCGCTATGATTAATGAAATAAATCAAACACAAAAAAAACATATACTTTGTATTGAAGACCCAATAGAATATGTCCATAAAGGTATTAATTCATTATTCTCATATAGAAATGTTGGTGAAGATACAAAAACCTTTAATAATGCTTTGAAATCAGCACTTAGAGAAGATCCAGATATTATATTCATAGGTGAGATGAGAAATACAGAGACTATGGAAATTGCACTTGAAGCTGCAGAAACAGGACACTTAGTCATTGGAACATTACACACAAATTCTGCAGCTCAAACAATAAATAGAATCGTTAGCTCATTTGAAGGTGCAAAGCAAGATCAAGTAAGAAGTCAAGTTGCAATTACGATTGAAGGTATCATTTCTCAAGTATTATTGCCTAGAGTTGAAGGTGGAAGAGTCGCTGCAACAGAAGTATTGATAGGCACACCTGCAATTAGAAACTTAATTAGAGAAAATAAAGTCCATCAGATTAATTCACAAATGACAATAGGTCAAACTCTAACTGAAATGAAGACAATGGCACAAAGTCTTGATTCTCTATATCAAGATAGGATAATATCAAAAGAAGAATATAATATAGCTATTGCAACGCTATAA
- a CDS encoding tetratricopeptide repeat protein, whose protein sequence is MKYIICVIFLIGFSFGNSPATNAAISLAQKGNYVEAFSLFNKACNEEGDANGCLGVGLMYMYAVGTNGDHKKAMSYYKKACSGGVALACSNLASIYDNGTENIPQDRFMASELYMVGCNGGDVFACNNLGYMYANGLGVEKDYFKSLQYYKFACDAGSSLGCYNLGLLSNTYNVFGLNKDKLGLLDLNYIACNQGDLIGCANLGYMYATGIHDTPKSPFNAIKYLNIACEGGVLSSCNNLATFYENGSGVRQNLRKAMELYGIACDKGLEVACKNYRILNQKIINENLGMLP, encoded by the coding sequence ATGAAATACATTATTTGTGTGATATTTTTAATTGGTTTTTCTTTTGGTAATTCTCCAGCGACAAATGCAGCCATATCACTTGCACAAAAAGGAAATTATGTAGAAGCATTCTCATTATTTAATAAAGCTTGTAATGAAGAAGGCGATGCTAATGGCTGTCTTGGTGTAGGGCTTATGTATATGTATGCAGTCGGCACAAATGGAGACCATAAAAAGGCAATGAGTTATTACAAAAAAGCTTGTAGTGGTGGTGTTGCACTTGCTTGCTCAAATCTTGCATCAATATATGATAATGGAACAGAAAATATTCCACAAGATAGATTCATGGCAAGCGAATTATATATGGTTGGATGCAATGGTGGAGATGTCTTTGCTTGTAATAATCTTGGATACATGTATGCAAATGGACTTGGTGTAGAAAAAGATTATTTTAAGAGTTTGCAATATTATAAATTTGCTTGTGATGCTGGAAGCTCTCTTGGTTGTTATAATCTTGGGCTACTTAGCAATACATACAATGTTTTTGGACTAAATAAAGATAAACTAGGATTACTAGATTTAAATTATATAGCTTGCAATCAAGGTGATTTAATAGGCTGTGCAAACCTTGGATATATGTATGCAACAGGAATCCACGATACTCCAAAAAGCCCATTTAATGCTATAAAATATCTAAATATAGCTTGTGAAGGTGGGGTTTTGAGTAGCTGTAATAATCTTGCTACATTTTATGAAAATGGTAGTGGAGTTCGTCAAAATTTAAGAAAAGCGATGGAATTATATGGAATTGCTTGCGATAAAGGACTTGAAGTAGCCTGTAAAAATTATAGAATCTTAAATCAAAAAATAATAAATGAGAATCTAGGAATGCTGCCTTAA
- a CDS encoding 3'-5' exonuclease produces the protein MQDSLEIYDKLIDILQNKDSINFNEVKDILGDDYEINIEIAKSLGIPLKIKDDNISIKTHDSIFNNIFCIVDIETTGFSPQTNNIIEIGAIKYQNGKILDKFESYVFAKEIPEKITEITGISSSMVANAPMIDKVLREFKIFLEDSTFLAHNAIFDFNFINAQLAQRKIPIMKNQVICTLALARKTLKAQKYGLGFLNEFLGINYPIRHRAYADCYIALRVFEEGLLNLPCDIKSVHDLIKFTKSDKLK, from the coding sequence ATGCAAGATTCTCTAGAAATATATGACAAACTAATAGATATATTACAAAATAAAGATTCTATAAATTTTAATGAGGTTAAAGATATTTTGGGTGATGATTATGAAATAAATATAGAAATCGCAAAATCACTTGGAATCCCACTAAAAATTAAAGATGATAATATATCTATAAAAACCCACGATAGCATATTTAATAATATTTTTTGTATTGTTGATATTGAGACAACAGGATTTTCTCCTCAAACAAATAATATCATTGAAATTGGGGCGATAAAATATCAAAATGGAAAGATTCTAGATAAATTTGAAAGCTATGTCTTTGCAAAAGAAATACCAGAAAAAATCACTGAAATAACAGGTATTAGCTCATCTATGGTAGCAAATGCACCGATGATAGATAAAGTCTTAAGAGAATTTAAAATTTTTTTAGAAGATTCTACTTTTTTAGCACATAATGCAATATTTGATTTTAATTTTATTAATGCACAACTAGCCCAAAGAAAAATCCCAATAATGAAAAATCAAGTAATCTGCACGCTTGCACTTGCAAGAAAAACGCTAAAAGCACAAAAATATGGACTTGGATTTTTAAATGAATTTTTAGGTATAAATTATCCAATTAGACATAGGGCTTATGCTGATTGTTATATAGCTCTTAGAGTATTTGAAGAGGGGCTTTTAAATCTACCTTGTGATATAAAAAGTGTGCATGATTTAATAAAATTTACAAAAAGTGATAAACTAAAATAG
- the rpe gene encoding ribulose-phosphate 3-epimerase: MLVAPSILSADFGRLNEEIDELNKTDCDYIHIDVMDGHFVPNLTFGKCVIEAVAKRAKKPLDIHLMVQNIDFFVKMMIDLKPFSLSFHVEEEKHINRILHLIKDNCIKAGIALNPHTSQDSLEYILRYIDFVLLMSVNPGFGGQNFISSTLEKAIRLKEIIKDGNFDCKISMDGGINSQNINMLKESGVDIAIAGNYIFKSQNYQEAINSLR; the protein is encoded by the coding sequence ATGTTAGTTGCACCAAGTATATTATCTGCAGATTTTGGACGATTAAATGAAGAAATTGATGAATTAAATAAAACAGATTGCGATTATATACATATTGATGTTATGGATGGACATTTTGTGCCAAACCTAACCTTTGGAAAATGTGTAATTGAAGCTGTCGCAAAAAGAGCAAAAAAACCATTAGATATACATTTAATGGTGCAAAATATAGACTTTTTTGTAAAAATGATGATAGATCTCAAACCTTTTAGCTTAAGTTTTCATGTAGAAGAAGAAAAACATATAAATAGAATCTTGCATTTAATAAAAGATAATTGTATTAAAGCAGGTATCGCTCTAAACCCTCATACTTCACAAGATTCTTTAGAATATATATTAAGATATATTGATTTTGTATTACTTATGTCTGTCAATCCTGGTTTTGGAGGACAAAATTTTATCTCAAGCACATTAGAAAAAGCTATAAGATTAAAAGAAATAATAAAAGATGGCAATTTTGATTGTAAAATATCAATGGATGGCGGAATAAATAGCCAAAATATAAATATGCTAAAAGAATCTGGTGTTGATATAGCTATTGCTGGAAATTATATTTTTAAATCACAAAACTATCAAGAAGCTATAAATTCACTTAGATAA
- a CDS encoding ATP-binding cassette domain-containing protein produces the protein MASVLEVKNLSKNFGNINAINDISFNINSGEIVGLLGPNGSGKTTLIKIITGLINNYDGKVLVYGNKVGVNTKKYTAYLPDSNFIPPSWSVFRCISYFADFFDDFDKTKSISLLKDCNISLNSTFNTLSKGTKEKLQLILTLSRKAGLYILDEPIAGVDPVARDLIFKLILENYNKEAPMLISTHLISSIESILSSAIFIKYGEIIEYDNVVNLKEKFGSKDLESIFKELF, from the coding sequence ATGGCATCTGTTTTAGAAGTAAAGAATCTCAGTAAAAATTTTGGCAATATTAATGCGATAAATGATATATCTTTTAATATTAATAGTGGTGAGATTGTTGGGCTTCTTGGTCCAAATGGCTCTGGAAAAACAACATTAATAAAAATTATTACAGGATTGATTAATAATTATGATGGCAAAGTTCTCGTATATGGCAATAAGGTTGGTGTAAATACAAAAAAATACACAGCATATCTCCCAGATAGCAATTTTATTCCACCATCATGGAGTGTGTTTCGCTGTATTTCTTATTTTGCAGATTTTTTTGATGATTTTGATAAGACAAAATCTATATCTTTATTAAAAGATTGCAATATTTCATTAAACTCAACATTTAATACTTTATCAAAAGGAACAAAAGAAAAACTTCAACTAATATTAACTCTAAGTAGAAAAGCAGGATTGTATATACTTGATGAGCCAATTGCAGGGGTTGATCCAGTAGCTCGTGATCTTATTTTTAAATTGATTTTAGAAAATTACAACAAAGAGGCTCCTATGCTAATATCTACACATTTAATATCTAGCATAGAATCTATTTTATCATCTGCTATTTTTATCAAATATGGTGAAATTATAGAATATGACAATGTTGTAAATTTGAAAGAGAAATTTGGCAGTAAAGATTTAGAAAGCATTTTTAAGGAGCTATTTTGA
- a CDS encoding class 1 fructose-bisphosphatase — MLYSIIDALQKSAVCVDGLLKKCDFDYLESTNITGDNQLGVDVEANNIFKEVLLGLDSVKGICSEEEDEAIYKKDSNGMYLVAFDPLDGSSIVSSNLSVGSIFGIYNEDFSAKNLIASGYIIYGPRLEMVIAQDSVNHYIYNNEEWRNIGSLILNDKGKINSPGGTQKNWSTKHKILIESLFLEGYRLRYSGGMVPDLHNLLCKGGGLFSYPSTSDAPNGKLRALFEVFPFAFIFEKAGGEAVGSIGDNLSLCRILDLEIDSIHQSLPCFFGSKYEIDRVKLAHK; from the coding sequence ATGCTTTATTCTATAATAGATGCTTTGCAAAAAAGTGCAGTTTGTGTAGATGGTCTATTAAAAAAATGTGACTTTGATTATTTGGAGAGCACAAATATTACAGGTGATAATCAACTTGGTGTAGATGTCGAAGCAAATAATATTTTTAAAGAAGTATTATTAGGGCTAGATTCTGTTAAGGGGATTTGTAGCGAAGAAGAAGATGAAGCAATTTATAAAAAAGATTCAAATGGCATGTATTTAGTTGCATTTGATCCACTTGATGGCTCATCAATTGTATCATCAAATTTAAGTGTTGGTAGTATTTTTGGAATTTATAATGAAGATTTTAGTGCTAAAAATTTAATAGCAAGCGGATATATTATATATGGTCCAAGACTAGAAATGGTGATTGCCCAAGATAGCGTAAATCATTATATTTATAATAATGAAGAATGGAGAAATATAGGAAGTTTGATATTAAATGATAAAGGAAAGATAAACTCTCCAGGTGGAACACAAAAAAATTGGAGTACAAAGCATAAAATCTTGATAGAATCTCTATTTCTAGAAGGATATCGTCTTAGATATTCAGGTGGAATGGTGCCAGATTTGCATAATCTATTATGTAAAGGAGGAGGATTATTTAGCTATCCTTCAACAAGTGATGCACCAAATGGCAAACTTAGAGCTTTATTTGAAGTATTTCCATTTGCTTTTATTTTTGAAAAAGCTGGTGGAGAGGCTGTTGGTAGTATAGGTGATAATCTAAGTTTGTGTAGAATCTTGGATTTAGAAATAGATTCTATTCATCAAAGTTTGCCTTGTTTCTTTGGTAGTAAATATGAAATAGATAGAGTAAAGCTAGCACATAAATAG
- the metG gene encoding methionine--tRNA ligase → MIKYVTTPIYYVNDIPHIGHAYTTILCDMFKRYQVLKGKECLLLTGTDEHGQKIESSAKARNKTPKEYVDETSFKFQNLWNKFDIAYDYFVRTTNEAHDMGVKRAFEEMYKNGDIYKGHYEGNYCISCETFFTKRQLVDGIFCPDCGKETNSIKEESYFFRLSRYEKKLLDWYKANPDVIMPLNKKSEIINFIEGGLSDLSITRSGFKWGISLPPFIDDSKHIMYVWLDALLSYITPLGYGNDIPNKIYLFNNATHFVGKDILRFHAIYWPAFLMSLNLPLPKQIYVHGWWTIDGVKMSKSIGNVVNPDDIANTYGLEVMRYFLIREVPFGQDGDFSHKALVDRANADLSDTLGNLVNRLLGMSEKYFDLNIESENFDYLKDEINEVSTIIKSLESYMTNMTPHKYLEELWKIFDIANASIAKYEPWAMMKAGKKDEVQSLLVFISNILSKGALLFYPILPHAAREIMKCLKVDFSYFGKLIEDDGLLNKFSLTKIPPLFPKLEIKTSNVIEKKSDIKEEIDISQFNKIDIRVGRVVEADILKDSSKLLVLRIDFGENVGIRQIVSGIAKHYSPDELKDMLVCAIINLKPVKLMGILSEGMILSAEDSSGILRLISANDIEAGSVVR, encoded by the coding sequence ATGATAAAGTATGTTACAACTCCAATTTATTATGTAAATGACATTCCTCATATAGGACATGCTTATACAACTATATTGTGCGATATGTTTAAACGTTATCAAGTATTAAAGGGAAAAGAGTGTTTATTGCTAACAGGCACTGATGAACATGGACAAAAGATCGAGAGTTCTGCAAAAGCAAGAAATAAAACACCTAAAGAATATGTTGATGAAACTAGCTTTAAGTTTCAAAATTTATGGAATAAATTTGATATAGCATATGATTATTTTGTCCGCACTACAAATGAAGCACATGATATGGGTGTAAAAAGAGCATTTGAAGAAATGTATAAAAATGGTGATATTTACAAAGGACATTATGAAGGAAATTATTGTATTAGTTGTGAGACATTTTTTACGAAACGACAATTAGTTGATGGTATTTTTTGTCCTGATTGTGGTAAAGAAACAAATTCTATTAAAGAAGAAAGCTATTTTTTTAGATTAAGTAGGTATGAAAAGAAGCTACTTGATTGGTATAAAGCAAATCCAGATGTAATTATGCCACTTAATAAAAAAAGTGAGATTATCAACTTTATAGAAGGTGGGCTTAGTGATTTATCTATTACTAGAAGTGGTTTTAAATGGGGTATTAGTCTTCCGCCTTTTATAGATGATAGTAAGCATATTATGTATGTATGGTTGGATGCGCTGCTTAGTTATATTACTCCACTTGGTTATGGAAATGATATACCAAATAAAATTTATTTATTTAATAATGCTACTCATTTTGTGGGAAAAGATATATTAAGATTCCACGCTATTTATTGGCCTGCATTTTTGATGAGTTTAAATTTACCATTGCCAAAGCAAATATATGTTCATGGTTGGTGGACTATAGATGGTGTAAAAATGAGTAAAAGCATAGGAAATGTAGTAAATCCAGATGATATTGCAAATACTTATGGATTGGAGGTAATGAGATATTTCTTAATTCGTGAAGTTCCATTTGGTCAGGATGGTGATTTTAGTCATAAGGCTTTAGTCGATCGCGCTAATGCTGATCTTAGCGATACTTTAGGAAACCTCGTAAATCGCCTTCTTGGTATGAGTGAAAAATATTTTGATTTAAATATAGAATCTGAAAATTTTGATTATTTAAAGGATGAGATTAATGAAGTATCTACAATTATTAAATCATTAGAATCTTATATGACAAATATGACGCCTCATAAATATTTAGAAGAATTGTGGAAAATTTTTGATATAGCAAATGCAAGTATTGCAAAATATGAGCCTTGGGCGATGATGAAAGCAGGAAAAAAAGATGAAGTCCAAAGTCTTCTTGTATTTATTTCAAATATTTTATCAAAAGGGGCGTTGCTCTTTTATCCTATTTTGCCACATGCTGCACGAGAAATCATGAAATGTCTAAAAGTTGATTTTTCTTATTTTGGAAAACTAATAGAAGATGATGGATTGCTAAATAAATTTAGTCTAACAAAAATTCCTCCATTATTTCCAAAGTTAGAAATAAAAACATCAAATGTGATAGAGAAAAAAAGTGATATAAAAGAAGAAATAGATATTTCACAATTTAATAAGATTGATATTAGGGTGGGAAGAGTTGTTGAAGCTGATATACTAAAAGATTCTAGCAAGCTTTTAGTATTGAGGATTGATTTTGGTGAAAATGTAGGTATAAGACAAATAGTATCTGGCATAGCAAAGCATTATTCGCCAGATGAGCTAAAAGATATGCTTGTCTGTGCTATTATAAATCTAAAACCTGTAAAACTTATGGGAATCTTAAGTGAAGGTATGATTTTGAGTGCAGAAGATTCTAGCGGCATTTTGCGTCTAATTAGTGCTAATGATATTGAAGCTGGCAGTGTGGTTAGATAA
- a CDS encoding carbon starvation CstA family protein, whose amino-acid sequence MNKVFSYVLWAIIAFIGASCFAVLAMHTGESINAIWFVVAAVCIYAIAYRFYSKYIAFKVLELDDNRATPAVVKNDGRDFVPTNKIVLFGHHFAAIAGAGPLVGPILAAQMGYLPSMIWLVVGVVLAGAVHDFVVLFLSTRRDGKSLGEMIKMELGNGVGTIAMIGILGIMMLIIAILALVVVNALAESPWGLFTIAMTIPIAIYMGIHMRFLRPGKIGEASIIGFVLLILALYFGNHIGQDPYWSAVFTISNINLAYIMIAYGFIAAILPVWFLLAPRDYLSTFLKIGVIVIMAIAILIVNPPVDMPKITQYIDGTGPVFAGKLFPFLFITIACGAISGFHALISSGTTPKMLEKETHARMVGYGSMLMESAVGVMALIAAIILTPGLYFAINVAPAGLGTAGMQNLNVITNPDAYFVAASAAANTINSWANGIFSISADDIVAFTKEIGEPSILSRTGGAPTFAIGFASIIAEMPLFNAGSMAFWYHFAILFEALFILTAVDAGTRAGRFMVQDVLGNVYKPMKNISSYPMGIIATLICVAAWGYILYQGITDPQGGIKSLWTLFGVSNQLLAGIALLLGVSVLFKMGKGKLAWVVIVPVVWVLVSTMTAGVQKLLPANGEKIHDSVSHVAVYQIQSAKANDLLAQGNEAAAASAQLIANNNLINAILCALFMVITLIVLFATLKVCIVAIKGGKHNPPLAESPYLDAKDYEGKIGAHG is encoded by the coding sequence ATGAATAAGGTGTTTAGCTATGTATTGTGGGCTATAATAGCATTTATAGGAGCTAGTTGTTTTGCGGTATTAGCAATGCATACTGGTGAGAGTATCAATGCTATATGGTTTGTTGTGGCTGCTGTATGTATTTATGCAATTGCATATCGATTTTATAGTAAATATATTGCATTTAAGGTTTTAGAATTAGATGACAATAGGGCAACTCCTGCAGTTGTAAAAAATGATGGTAGAGATTTTGTTCCTACAAATAAAATAGTGTTATTTGGGCATCATTTTGCAGCAATTGCTGGTGCTGGTCCGCTTGTAGGTCCGATTCTAGCTGCACAAATGGGTTATTTGCCAAGTATGATTTGGCTTGTCGTTGGTGTTGTATTAGCTGGTGCTGTTCATGATTTTGTAGTGTTATTTTTATCAACAAGAAGAGATGGAAAATCTCTTGGTGAGATGATAAAAATGGAGCTTGGAAATGGTGTAGGAACAATTGCAATGATTGGAATCCTAGGCATTATGATGTTAATTATTGCAATACTTGCTCTTGTTGTTGTAAATGCACTAGCAGAATCTCCTTGGGGATTATTTACAATTGCAATGACTATTCCAATAGCAATATATATGGGAATCCATATGAGATTTTTAAGACCAGGAAAAATAGGCGAAGCAAGTATCATAGGCTTTGTATTATTAATCCTTGCTCTTTATTTTGGTAATCATATAGGACAAGATCCATATTGGAGTGCAGTATTTACAATAAGCAATATAAACTTAGCATATATTATGATAGCCTATGGTTTTATTGCTGCGATACTTCCTGTTTGGTTTTTGCTTGCACCAAGAGATTATTTAAGCACTTTTTTAAAGATTGGTGTTATTGTTATTATGGCTATTGCAATTTTGATTGTAAATCCACCGGTTGATATGCCAAAAATAACACAATATATAGATGGAACTGGTCCTGTTTTTGCTGGAAAACTTTTTCCATTCTTATTTATTACTATTGCTTGTGGTGCTATTAGTGGATTTCATGCTCTTATTTCTAGTGGAACAACTCCAAAAATGCTAGAGAAAGAAACTCATGCAAGAATGGTTGGATATGGCTCTATGCTTATGGAATCTGCAGTTGGTGTTATGGCTTTGATTGCTGCAATTATCCTTACTCCAGGTTTGTATTTTGCTATAAATGTTGCACCTGCTGGATTAGGAACTGCTGGTATGCAAAATTTAAATGTCATTACAAATCCTGATGCATATTTTGTTGCTGCTTCAGCTGCTGCAAATACTATCAATAGCTGGGCTAATGGAATCTTTAGTATCAGTGCAGATGATATTGTTGCATTTACTAAAGAGATAGGCGAGCCAAGCATTTTAAGTAGAACTGGTGGTGCACCTACATTTGCTATTGGTTTTGCAAGTATCATTGCTGAAATGCCATTGTTTAATGCTGGCAGTATGGCATTTTGGTATCACTTTGCTATTCTTTTTGAGGCATTATTTATTTTAACTGCTGTTGATGCTGGAACTCGTGCAGGTAGATTTATGGTGCAAGATGTATTAGGCAATGTTTATAAACCAATGAAAAATATTAGCTCATATCCTATGGGAATTATTGCAACTCTTATTTGTGTTGCTGCATGGGGATATATATTGTATCAAGGTATTACTGACCCACAAGGTGGAATAAAATCTCTATGGACATTATTTGGTGTTTCAAATCAACTTTTAGCAGGTATTGCGCTTTTACTTGGTGTTAGTGTGTTATTTAAAATGGGTAAAGGAAAACTTGCTTGGGTTGTTATTGTGCCTGTAGTATGGGTGCTTGTATCAACAATGACAGCTGGCGTTCAAAAACTACTTCCTGCAAATGGAGAAAAAATACATGATAGCGTAAGCCATGTTGCAGTTTATCAAATACAAAGTGCAAAAGCTAATGATTTATTAGCACAAGGCAATGAAGCAGCTGCTGCAAGTGCACAACTAATTGCAAATAATAACCTTATAAATGCAATACTATGTGCATTATTTATGGTTATTACATTGATTGTCCTTTTTGCAACACTTAAAGTATGTATAGTGGCAATAAAAGGAGGAAAACATAATCCACCGCTAGCAGAATCTCCATATTTAGATGCTAAGGATTATGAAGGTAAAATTGGTGCGCATGGGTGA
- the kcuS gene encoding KCU-star family selenoprotein, producing MGDILKSIKKIYKKSDRFFHLLVGMPSYDKYLEHMKIHHPDKIPKTQKEFFKEAMDNKYGPGSSKC from the coding sequence ATGGGTGATATTTTAAAATCGATAAAAAAGATATATAAAAAATCTGATAGGTTTTTCCACCTTTTGGTGGGAATGCCAAGTTATGATAAATATTTAGAACATATGAAAATTCATCATCCAGATAAGATTCCAAAAACACAAAAGGAATTTTTTAAAGAGGCGATGGACAATAAATATGGTCCGGGTAGCTCAAAATGCTGA
- a CDS encoding MqnA/MqnD/SBP family protein, giving the protein MRFGKINYLNLAPFDIFIKKYPTQSSFKLFINHHKNYPAKLNKEFLFKRIDAGFISSIAGIKAKKTKSAIISYGEVWSVIAIKNGNKFDYQSASSNALSIVLKIDGEILIGDRALKYKLGHTINKDYIDLGLEWYKKHRLPFVFGLLCCNKFEKFYNKLSKSFNNQNIKIPQYILNKYENLTKIKKNDIKEYLRHIHYKVSNKPKISLNRFYRGVRLTRIKVPSRF; this is encoded by the coding sequence ATGCGTTTTGGAAAAATAAATTATCTAAATTTAGCACCATTTGATATTTTTATAAAAAAATATCCAACTCAAAGTTCATTTAAATTATTCATCAATCATCACAAAAATTATCCTGCAAAACTAAATAAAGAATTTTTATTTAAAAGAATTGATGCAGGATTCATATCATCAATAGCAGGAATAAAAGCAAAAAAAACCAAAAGTGCGATAATATCATATGGTGAAGTGTGGAGTGTTATTGCAATAAAAAATGGTAATAAATTTGACTATCAATCAGCAAGCTCAAATGCTTTGTCTATTGTTTTAAAAATTGATGGTGAGATTCTAATAGGAGATAGAGCGCTCAAATATAAGCTAGGACATACAATAAATAAAGATTATATAGATTTGGGATTAGAATGGTATAAAAAACACAGACTTCCATTTGTATTTGGATTGCTATGCTGTAATAAATTTGAAAAATTTTATAATAAACTCTCAAAGTCATTTAATAATCAAAACATAAAGATTCCACAATATATATTAAACAAATATGAGAATCTAACAAAAATCAAAAAAAATGATATAAAAGAATATCTAAGACATATTCATTACAAAGTATCAAATAAGCCAAAAATTAGCCTAAATAGATTCTATCGAGGCGTTAGATTGACTAGGATAAAAGTGCCAAGTAGATTCTAA
- a CDS encoding peptidylprolyl isomerase translates to MKLFIIFISLALEIIMANTIDGIAIKVNGNIITMHEIHKLQESAKIRKKEAVEQILRDKLRENEIKRLGIKIDDAKLNEEISNIASANNITRDELINALKSQGVDFDDYKNELREHLLNRELMQKILQTNINLANDEDLKKYYDSNQELFTFPTLIKVTSYTSINDAALQQFLSNPLIVNPEVQSKDEEIDIKSLPPQIINIFLNTPDKKFTPVLNSGNTLIVFFIKEKTNKELMPFEEIKPNVMQRYAEAKENELLNEYFDKIKASTKIEYIRVRQ, encoded by the coding sequence ATGAAATTATTTATAATATTTATATCACTTGCTTTAGAAATAATAATGGCAAATACAATAGATGGCATAGCAATCAAGGTAAATGGCAATATAATAACAATGCATGAAATACATAAATTACAAGAGAGTGCAAAAATTAGAAAAAAAGAAGCAGTAGAACAAATATTAAGAGATAAATTAAGAGAAAATGAAATAAAAAGACTTGGTATAAAAATTGATGATGCAAAATTAAATGAAGAAATAAGCAATATTGCTTCTGCAAATAATATTACAAGAGATGAATTAATAAATGCGCTAAAATCACAAGGTGTTGATTTTGATGATTATAAAAATGAATTAAGAGAGCATTTATTAAATAGGGAATTAATGCAAAAAATATTACAAACAAACATTAATCTAGCAAATGATGAAGATTTGAAAAAATATTATGATTCTAATCAAGAATTATTTACCTTTCCAACACTTATAAAAGTCACAAGCTATACATCGATAAATGATGCAGCATTGCAACAATTTCTATCAAATCCGCTTATTGTAAATCCCGAAGTGCAATCAAAAGATGAAGAAATAGATATCAAAAGCCTACCTCCACAAATTATAAATATATTTTTAAACACACCAGATAAAAAATTTACACCTGTTTTAAACTCTGGAAATACTTTGATTGTATTTTTTATAAAAGAAAAAACAAACAAAGAATTAATGCCATTTGAAGAGATCAAACCAAATGTAATGCAAAGATATGCAGAGGCGAAAGAAAATGAATTGCTTAATGAATATTTTGATAAAATAAAAGCAAGCACAAAAATAGAATACATAAGAGTAAGACAATAA